The following proteins are co-located in the Pseudomonas sp. ATCC 13867 genome:
- a CDS encoding LysR family transcriptional regulator, whose translation METITSDLEDLSAFAVLLECGSFTRAAERLGCSKGQLSKRISALEQALGATLLHRTTRRLSLTAAGAALLPEVQALNLQAVRARQAVLALQDEARGTVRLSVPVSLGETFFDAWLMEFSRESPDVRLELDLSNERRDLVADGFDLAIRSGSLAVDERLVAKPLFALQELTCATPDYLAQHGVPQSPAELAGHSCLQNTHYQDSGIWLYQRHHELFRVTVSGLLASNHYTLLKKAALAGAGISRLPSYMIQQELAEGRLIWLLREYQTRTQPVFLIHPYQGRLPRRTQLLAGYLLRWFEQSRQQLVALEG comes from the coding sequence ATGGAAACAATTACCAGTGATCTGGAAGACCTTTCGGCCTTCGCCGTGCTCCTGGAATGCGGCAGTTTCACCCGCGCGGCGGAGCGCCTGGGCTGCAGCAAAGGGCAGTTGTCGAAGCGCATTTCCGCCCTGGAACAGGCCCTGGGTGCAACGCTGCTGCACCGCACGACGCGGCGTCTGTCGCTGACCGCTGCGGGCGCTGCGCTGTTGCCCGAGGTCCAGGCGCTCAACCTCCAGGCGGTGCGAGCGCGGCAGGCGGTGCTGGCGTTGCAGGACGAGGCGCGGGGCACGGTGCGTTTGAGCGTGCCGGTGTCCCTGGGCGAGACTTTCTTCGATGCCTGGCTGATGGAATTTTCCCGCGAGTCCCCGGACGTCCGTCTCGAACTGGACCTGTCCAACGAACGGCGTGACCTGGTGGCGGACGGTTTCGATCTGGCGATTCGTTCCGGCAGCCTGGCGGTGGACGAGCGCCTGGTGGCCAAGCCGCTGTTCGCCCTGCAGGAGTTGACCTGCGCCACCCCGGATTATCTGGCGCAACACGGCGTGCCGCAGTCGCCGGCGGAACTGGCCGGGCATTCCTGCCTGCAGAACACCCATTACCAGGACAGCGGCATCTGGCTCTACCAGCGCCATCACGAACTGTTCCGGGTGACGGTCAGCGGCCTGCTGGCGAGCAACCACTACACCTTGCTGAAGAAGGCGGCGCTGGCCGGCGCGGGTATCAGCCGGCTGCCGTCCTACATGATTCAGCAGGAATTGGCTGAAGGTCGCCTGATCTGGCTGCTGCGCGAGTACCAGACCCGTACCCAACCGGTATTCCTCATCCATCCGTACCAGGGCCGCCTGCCGCGCCGCACGCAGTTGCTGGCGGGCTACCTGCTGCGCTGGTTCGAGCAGAGCCGGCAGCAACTGGTCGCACTGGAAGGCTGA
- a CDS encoding aspartate aminotransferase family protein — MTMPNGFSPADADRLSAEERRLIERRERLLGPAYRLFYERPLHTVRGEGVWLYDKQGNRYLDAYNNVASIGHCHPRVVQAIASQAAVLNTHTRYLQEGILDYAEDLLSTFPAGLDQAMFTCTGSEANDLALRIARHYTGGTGVIITRFAYHGVTGDISELSPALGSGITLPAHARTVRAPDAYRLGAENVARTLADDVRAAIADLRAHGIKPAALLLDGIFASDGVLPDPAGFLSEAVKVARDEGLLYIADEVQSGFARTGATMWGFQRHGVQPDLVTLGKPMGNGQPIAGVVARADILDTFGRNVRYFNTFGGNPVSCAAAQAVLDVIRDERLQERSQRIGDFMLQGIRKLAERHELIGDVRGAGLFLGVELVTERADKTPAAHQTRRVVNAMRERGVLISAAGPLENILKIRPLLAFEQEHAELFIDCLDKALQEVAG, encoded by the coding sequence ATGACCATGCCCAACGGATTCAGCCCGGCCGACGCCGACCGCCTGAGCGCTGAAGAGCGCCGCCTGATCGAGCGCCGCGAGCGCCTGCTCGGCCCGGCCTACCGGCTGTTCTACGAGCGCCCGCTGCACACCGTGCGCGGCGAAGGGGTCTGGCTCTATGACAAGCAGGGCAACCGCTACCTCGATGCCTACAACAACGTCGCCTCCATCGGCCACTGCCACCCGCGCGTGGTGCAGGCCATCGCCAGCCAGGCGGCGGTGCTGAACACCCACACCCGCTACCTGCAGGAAGGCATCCTCGACTACGCCGAGGACCTGCTCTCCACCTTCCCCGCCGGCCTCGACCAGGCGATGTTCACCTGCACCGGCAGCGAGGCCAACGACCTCGCCCTGCGCATCGCCCGCCACTACACCGGCGGCACCGGGGTGATCATCACCCGCTTCGCCTACCACGGCGTCACCGGCGACATCTCCGAACTCTCGCCCGCCCTGGGCAGCGGCATCACCCTGCCCGCCCACGCCCGTACCGTGCGTGCGCCGGACGCCTACCGGCTCGGCGCCGAAAACGTCGCCAGGACCCTGGCCGACGACGTGCGCGCCGCCATCGCCGACCTGCGCGCCCACGGCATCAAGCCCGCCGCGCTGCTGCTCGACGGCATCTTCGCCAGCGACGGCGTGCTGCCCGATCCAGCCGGTTTCCTCAGCGAAGCGGTGAAGGTTGCCCGCGACGAAGGCCTGCTCTACATCGCCGACGAAGTACAAAGCGGCTTCGCCCGTACCGGCGCGACGATGTGGGGCTTCCAGCGCCACGGCGTGCAGCCGGACCTGGTCACCCTCGGCAAGCCGATGGGCAACGGCCAGCCGATCGCCGGCGTGGTGGCCCGGGCGGACATCCTCGATACCTTCGGGCGCAACGTACGCTACTTCAACACCTTCGGCGGCAACCCGGTGTCCTGCGCGGCGGCCCAGGCGGTGCTCGACGTGATCCGCGACGAACGCTTGCAGGAACGCTCGCAGCGCATTGGCGACTTCATGCTCCAGGGCATCCGCAAGCTGGCCGAGCGCCATGAACTGATCGGCGACGTGCGCGGCGCGGGGTTGTTCCTCGGCGTCGAACTGGTGACCGAGCGCGCCGACAAGACGCCCGCCGCCCACCAGACCCGCCGCGTGGTCAACGCCATGCGCGAACGCGGCGTGCTGATCAGCGCCGCCGGCCCATTGGAGAACATCCTGAAGATCCGCCCGCTGCTGGCCTTCGAGCAGGAACACGCCGAGCTGTTCATCGACTGCCTGGACAAGGCATTGCAGGAAGTTGCCGGCTGA
- a CDS encoding phosphotransferase: protein MPLNTAPVHDHLLEAAPAQVSDVQATAIAEEYFGQRGTLNRLAGERDLNFHISHGHGGDRLLKLSHPLEDPQVVDFQTRALLRVEAADPTLAVQRVYPSLGGEYQMPVEVDGQPMLARLFSFVDGVPLHRVPQRSRALRENLGDALARLGLALNGFEHPASGHELLWDMKHASRLRRLLAYIEDREQRALVERFLDNFERHALPRQATLRAQVIHNDLNPHNVIVDAAHPDLLRNILDFGDMVHAPLINDLGVAAAYQVGEPDAPLAPACEMIAAYHRRCPLLEAEQEILADLIATRLIMTLCITAWRASLHPENRDYILRNTRHAWQGLQGLARLSREQAQEQIAAACRAPAHSISSGKEEPRP, encoded by the coding sequence GTGCCCCTCAACACCGCGCCCGTCCACGACCACCTGCTGGAAGCGGCTCCCGCCCAAGTGAGCGACGTCCAGGCCACCGCCATTGCCGAGGAATACTTCGGCCAGCGCGGCACGCTGAACCGCCTCGCCGGCGAACGCGACCTGAACTTCCACATCAGCCACGGCCACGGCGGCGACCGCCTGCTCAAGCTCTCCCACCCGCTGGAAGATCCGCAGGTGGTAGACTTCCAGACCCGCGCCCTGCTGCGTGTCGAAGCTGCCGACCCAACCCTGGCCGTGCAGCGCGTCTATCCCTCGCTGGGCGGCGAGTACCAGATGCCTGTGGAAGTCGACGGCCAGCCAATGCTTGCGCGGCTGTTCTCCTTCGTCGACGGCGTACCGCTGCACCGCGTGCCGCAACGCAGCCGCGCCCTGCGTGAAAACCTCGGCGACGCCCTGGCGCGCCTCGGACTGGCGCTCAACGGCTTCGAACACCCGGCGTCCGGCCACGAACTGCTGTGGGACATGAAGCACGCCTCGCGCCTGCGCCGGCTGCTGGCCTACATCGAGGACCGCGAGCAGCGCGCGCTGGTCGAACGCTTCCTCGATAACTTCGAGCGCCACGCACTGCCCCGCCAGGCCACGCTGCGCGCCCAGGTCATCCATAACGACCTGAATCCGCACAATGTCATCGTCGACGCCGCGCATCCCGACCTGCTGCGCAACATCCTCGACTTCGGCGACATGGTCCACGCCCCGCTGATCAACGACCTCGGCGTCGCCGCCGCCTACCAGGTGGGCGAACCGGACGCGCCGCTGGCCCCCGCCTGCGAGATGATCGCCGCCTACCACCGACGCTGCCCGCTGCTTGAGGCCGAGCAGGAAATCCTCGCCGACCTGATCGCCACGCGCCTGATCATGACCCTGTGCATCACCGCCTGGCGCGCCAGCCTGCATCCCGAGAACCGCGACTACATCCTGCGCAACACCCGTCACGCCTGGCAGGGTCTGCAAGGCCTGGCCCGCCTGAGCCGCGAGCAGGCGCAGGAACAGATCGCCGCCGCCTGCCGCGCCCCGGCCCACTCCATCTCCAGCGGAAAAGAGGAGCCCCGCCCATGA
- a CDS encoding ABC transporter substrate-binding protein: MFKKAVALMMLAGGAAQLHAETLTVVSFGGDNKVAQEKAFYKPFEQQAKVTVQGAEYNGEMAKIKVMADTGKTSWDVVEVESPELMRGCSEGLFEQLDWSKLGKREDFLDAAVSDCGVGIFIWSTVLTYDAKKLASAPTGWADFWDVKKYPGKRGLRRGAKFTLEFALEADGVKQADLYKVLGTKEGVDRAFKKLDEIKPYIQWWEAGAQPLQWLAAGDVVMTSAYNGRVATAQKEGRDFAIQWNGSIYDLDHWAIVKGSPKKELSEQFIALANKPEQQKVFAESIPYGPTNKNTIPLIDPAIAPKLPTAPQNLENARAMDTEFWIDHGEELEQRFNAWASK, translated from the coding sequence ATGTTCAAGAAAGCCGTAGCACTGATGATGCTGGCCGGCGGCGCCGCCCAGCTCCACGCCGAGACACTGACCGTGGTGTCCTTCGGTGGCGATAACAAGGTGGCCCAGGAAAAGGCCTTCTACAAACCCTTCGAGCAACAGGCCAAGGTCACCGTCCAGGGCGCCGAATACAACGGCGAGATGGCCAAGATCAAGGTCATGGCCGACACCGGCAAGACCAGTTGGGACGTGGTCGAGGTGGAATCCCCGGAACTCATGCGCGGTTGCAGCGAAGGCCTGTTCGAGCAGCTCGACTGGTCGAAGCTGGGCAAGCGCGAGGACTTCCTCGATGCGGCCGTGAGCGACTGCGGCGTGGGCATCTTCATCTGGTCCACGGTGCTGACCTATGACGCCAAGAAGCTCGCCAGCGCCCCGACCGGCTGGGCCGACTTCTGGGACGTGAAGAAGTACCCGGGCAAGCGCGGCCTGCGCCGTGGCGCCAAGTTCACCCTGGAGTTCGCCCTGGAAGCGGACGGCGTGAAACAGGCCGACCTGTACAAGGTGCTCGGCACCAAGGAAGGCGTGGACCGCGCGTTCAAGAAACTCGACGAGATCAAGCCCTACATCCAGTGGTGGGAAGCCGGCGCGCAACCGCTGCAATGGCTGGCCGCCGGCGACGTGGTGATGACCAGCGCCTACAACGGCCGCGTCGCCACCGCGCAGAAGGAAGGCCGCGACTTCGCCATCCAGTGGAACGGCAGCATCTACGACCTGGACCACTGGGCCATCGTCAAGGGCAGCCCGAAGAAGGAGCTCTCCGAGCAGTTCATCGCCCTGGCCAACAAGCCCGAGCAGCAGAAGGTCTTCGCCGAGAGCATCCCCTACGGCCCGACCAACAAGAACACCATCCCGCTGATCGACCCGGCCATCGCGCCGAAGCTGCCCACCGCGCCGCAGAACCTGGAAAACGCACGCGCGATGGACACCGAGTTCTGGATCGACCACGGCGAGGAACTGGAACAACGCTTCAACGCCTGGGCGAGCAAGTAA
- a CDS encoding SDR family NAD(P)-dependent oxidoreductase has protein sequence MNPTKTLLLTGASRGIGHATVKHFNAAGWRVFTASRQDWSAECPWAEGLINHIHLDLEDIDSVQASLPQIREKLGGTLHALVNNAGISPKGQDGERLGVLESDYATWLKVFNVNLFSTALLARGLFDELKAAKGSVINVTSIAGSRVHPFAGVAYACSKAALAALTREMAHDFGPHGVRVNAIAPGEIDTAILSSGTELIVERDIPMHRLGKPEEVASLIHFLCTSGASYVNGAEIHINGGQHV, from the coding sequence ATGAATCCGACCAAGACCTTGCTGCTCACCGGCGCCAGCCGCGGCATCGGCCACGCGACGGTGAAGCACTTCAACGCCGCGGGCTGGCGCGTGTTCACCGCCTCGCGCCAGGACTGGAGCGCCGAATGCCCCTGGGCCGAAGGGCTGATCAACCACATCCACCTGGACCTGGAAGACATCGACAGCGTGCAGGCCAGCCTGCCGCAGATCCGCGAAAAGCTCGGTGGCACCCTGCACGCGCTGGTGAACAACGCCGGCATCTCGCCGAAAGGGCAGGACGGGGAGCGCCTGGGCGTGCTGGAAAGCGACTACGCCACCTGGTTGAAAGTGTTCAACGTCAACCTGTTCTCCACCGCGCTGCTGGCGCGCGGGCTGTTCGATGAGCTGAAGGCGGCCAAGGGCTCGGTGATCAACGTCACCTCCATTGCCGGTTCACGGGTGCATCCCTTCGCCGGCGTCGCCTACGCCTGCTCCAAGGCCGCGCTGGCGGCGCTGACCCGCGAGATGGCCCACGACTTCGGCCCGCACGGCGTGCGCGTCAATGCCATCGCGCCGGGGGAGATCGATACCGCGATCCTTTCCTCCGGGACCGAGCTGATCGTCGAGCGCGACATTCCCATGCACCGCCTGGGCAAGCCGGAGGAGGTCGCCTCGTTGATCCATTTCCTCTGCACCAGTGGCGCGTCCTACGTGAATGGCGCGGAAATCCACATCAACGGCGGCCAGCATGTGTGA
- a CDS encoding GntR family transcriptional regulator: MNYPIEGLNHSYLGSGVYALLREALITGRFKPDDRLRIRDLAQQLGTSVTPVRDAILQLAKEQALVLRTPRDIRVPLLTREQYLEIRSIRVALEGLAAETAAARASAEQLNALEANIRANLAAIHAEDLVSALKLNQAFHFALADVAGMPLLRAFLDSLWMRTGPLIAQAYADFNERMAIEHHWDVLRALREGDGTAARAAIHADLVDGSEKMLEFIAQSETEESPAGRAPL, from the coding sequence ATGAACTACCCGATCGAAGGACTGAACCATTCCTACCTGGGCAGCGGCGTCTATGCGCTGTTGCGCGAGGCGCTGATCACCGGCCGCTTCAAGCCGGACGACCGCCTGCGTATCCGCGACCTGGCCCAGCAACTGGGTACCAGCGTGACCCCGGTGCGCGACGCCATCCTGCAACTGGCCAAGGAACAGGCACTGGTACTCAGGACGCCGCGCGATATCCGCGTGCCGCTGCTTACCCGCGAGCAGTACCTGGAAATCCGCAGCATCCGCGTGGCCCTCGAAGGGCTGGCGGCCGAGACGGCTGCCGCCAGGGCCAGCGCCGAGCAATTGAATGCGCTGGAAGCCAACATCCGCGCCAACCTGGCGGCAATCCATGCCGAGGACCTGGTTTCGGCGCTCAAGCTCAATCAGGCGTTCCATTTCGCCCTGGCCGACGTCGCTGGCATGCCGCTGCTGCGCGCCTTCCTCGACAGCCTGTGGATGCGCACCGGCCCGCTGATCGCCCAGGCCTACGCCGACTTCAACGAGCGCATGGCCATCGAGCATCATTGGGACGTCCTGCGGGCGCTGCGCGAAGGCGACGGCACCGCCGCCCGCGCAGCGATCCACGCCGATCTGGTCGACGGCAGCGAAAAGATGCTGGAGTTCATTGCCCAGAGTGAGACTGAGGAGTCGCCTGCTGGTCGAGCTCCGTTGTAG
- a CDS encoding DUF4197 domain-containing protein, producing the protein MLRIPALLAGALLSVNAFALSLSDLSQSDASGGLKDALTQGAQVAVRQLSQPGGFSNDPQVRIELPGKLGKAAKTMKQFGMGAQVDQLEASMNKAAEAAMPQAQALLLDAVKKMTVTDAKGILQGGDDAATEYLDRSSREQLRAKFLPIIKQATDQVGVAKQYNAFASQAAAFGVVDAKSANIENYVTEEALDGLFKVIAEQEKGIRQNPTAAATGLAKKVFGVL; encoded by the coding sequence ATGTTGCGAATCCCCGCTCTGCTGGCCGGCGCCCTGCTCTCGGTCAACGCCTTCGCCCTGTCCCTCTCCGACCTCAGCCAGAGCGACGCCTCGGGCGGCCTGAAGGACGCATTGACCCAGGGCGCGCAGGTCGCCGTGCGCCAGCTCAGCCAGCCTGGCGGCTTCAGCAATGACCCGCAGGTGCGCATCGAACTGCCGGGCAAACTGGGCAAGGCCGCCAAGACCATGAAGCAGTTCGGCATGGGCGCGCAGGTCGACCAGCTGGAAGCCAGCATGAACAAGGCCGCCGAGGCGGCCATGCCGCAGGCCCAGGCACTGCTGCTGGACGCCGTGAAGAAGATGACCGTGACCGACGCCAAGGGCATCCTCCAGGGTGGCGACGATGCCGCCACCGAATACCTCGACCGCAGCAGCCGCGAGCAACTGCGCGCCAAGTTCCTGCCGATCATCAAGCAGGCCACCGACCAGGTCGGCGTGGCCAAGCAGTACAACGCCTTCGCCAGCCAGGCCGCCGCCTTCGGCGTGGTCGACGCGAAAAGCGCCAACATCGAGAACTACGTGACCGAGGAAGCACTGGACGGCCTGTTCAAGGTCATCGCCGAACAGGAGAAAGGCATTCGCCAGAATCCCACCGCCGCGGCCACGGGCCTGGCGAAGAAGGTGTTCGGGGTGCTCTGA
- a CDS encoding YbaY family lipoprotein: MKALPLLLMAGLLAACSSTPPASKASLDGEVFYLQRIALPPSAKVTVSLQDVSLADAPAQELAQQTLEPGRQVPLAFHLEYDRDAVKPGHSYAVSARIEDNGRLMFISTERHSVKLDGQDPQPLRVRVDPVR, from the coding sequence ATGAAAGCCCTTCCCCTCCTCCTGATGGCCGGCCTGCTCGCCGCCTGCAGTTCCACGCCTCCGGCGAGCAAGGCATCGCTGGACGGCGAAGTGTTCTACCTGCAGCGCATCGCCCTGCCGCCGAGCGCGAAAGTGACGGTCAGCCTGCAGGACGTATCCCTGGCCGACGCCCCCGCCCAGGAACTGGCCCAGCAGACGCTGGAGCCGGGTCGCCAGGTGCCGCTGGCCTTCCATCTGGAATACGACCGCGACGCGGTCAAGCCGGGCCATAGCTATGCCGTCAGCGCGCGCATCGAGGACAATGGCCGCCTGATGTTCATCAGCACCGAGCGCCACAGCGTCAAGCTGGACGGCCAGGACCCGCAACCGCTGCGCGTACGCGTCGACCCGGTGCGCTGA
- a CDS encoding glycosyltransferase family 4 protein has translation MNNQHTPPPFDDRDLGQPPRRLRILHVAETIQGGVASYLETLDKTSPHDNRFLIPGSQAHCTSIAPDKLLPFKGERRLTRIAHLFKALHGALRRERYDLIHLHSSLAGYVFVLRRLALLKSPPAVYCAHGWSFLRETSRLEHLACRSLDFLTGVLANGIIHISRTEQARAAFIPNANQAVLYNPIDPHYIAQPPSTAERSANTVLFVGRLDYQKGFDVLYRAFLDPALQDCRLLVAGSSVLASSAYGETANVRFLGWQNKESLHRLYEQATLTIMPSRWEGFGLVAIESLARGTQVLVNQTGSLPEIVAPVGLVADLSRADTLVEQLRHALDAPPRHTPEALHAFVRERFAPERFARELSAFYARTLGIDASLQNLPAQS, from the coding sequence ATGAACAACCAGCACACGCCCCCGCCCTTCGATGACCGCGACCTCGGCCAGCCACCGCGCCGTCTGCGCATCCTGCATGTCGCCGAAACCATCCAGGGTGGCGTCGCCAGCTACCTGGAGACCCTGGACAAGACCTCCCCCCACGACAACCGCTTCCTGATCCCCGGCAGCCAGGCCCACTGCACCTCGATTGCTCCCGACAAACTGCTGCCGTTCAAGGGCGAGCGGCGGCTCACGCGCATCGCCCACCTGTTCAAGGCGCTGCATGGCGCCCTTCGGCGCGAACGCTATGACCTGATCCACCTGCACAGTTCGCTGGCCGGCTACGTCTTCGTCCTGCGCCGGCTGGCGCTGCTGAAATCTCCGCCCGCGGTGTACTGCGCCCACGGCTGGTCGTTCCTGCGCGAAACGTCACGCTTGGAACACCTGGCGTGCCGCTCCCTGGACTTCCTCACCGGCGTGCTCGCGAACGGCATCATTCATATATCCCGCACCGAGCAGGCGCGCGCGGCGTTCATCCCCAATGCCAACCAGGCCGTGCTCTACAACCCGATCGATCCGCACTACATCGCGCAACCGCCATCGACCGCCGAACGGTCGGCCAATACCGTGCTGTTCGTCGGTCGCCTGGATTACCAGAAGGGCTTCGACGTGCTCTACCGCGCCTTCCTCGATCCGGCGCTGCAGGACTGCCGGCTGCTGGTGGCCGGGTCGTCGGTACTCGCAAGCTCCGCCTACGGGGAAACCGCCAACGTCCGCTTTCTTGGCTGGCAGAACAAGGAAAGCCTGCACCGGCTCTACGAGCAGGCCACGCTGACCATCATGCCGTCACGCTGGGAAGGCTTCGGGCTGGTGGCCATCGAATCCCTCGCCAGGGGCACTCAGGTACTGGTCAACCAGACCGGCTCGCTGCCGGAGATCGTCGCGCCCGTAGGGCTGGTGGCGGACCTCTCGCGCGCGGACACACTGGTCGAACAGCTCAGGCACGCCCTCGACGCGCCGCCCCGCCATACGCCCGAAGCCCTGCACGCCTTCGTCAGGGAGCGCTTCGCGCCGGAGCGTTTCGCCCGCGAGCTCTCGGCCTTCTACGCCAGGACCCTGGGCATCGACGCCAGCCTGCAGAACCTGCCCGCGCAGTCGTAG
- a CDS encoding low molecular weight protein-tyrosine-phosphatase, with amino-acid sequence MFNRILLVCVGNICRSPTAEHLLRESLPGSGIAIASAGISALVGHPIESTALAILGDHGHRPPPHRARQLNRELIHEANLVLVMEHGQIQDVIRLSPEARGKTFLLGKWLHNLEIPDPYRKGPEAFEHSYRLIERAVSSWAGRLRPRRQQVPGQPGQSA; translated from the coding sequence GTGTTCAACAGGATCCTGCTCGTCTGCGTCGGCAACATCTGCCGTAGCCCCACCGCCGAACACCTGCTTCGCGAATCCCTGCCAGGCAGCGGCATCGCTATCGCCTCGGCGGGGATTAGCGCCCTGGTCGGCCACCCTATCGAGAGTACCGCGCTGGCTATCCTCGGCGACCACGGCCACCGTCCGCCGCCCCATCGCGCCCGTCAACTGAACCGCGAGCTGATCCACGAGGCCAACCTGGTGCTGGTCATGGAACACGGCCAGATCCAGGACGTCATCCGACTCTCGCCCGAGGCACGCGGCAAGACCTTCCTGCTCGGCAAATGGCTGCACAACCTGGAAATCCCCGACCCTTATCGCAAGGGCCCGGAGGCGTTCGAGCACAGCTACCGGCTGATCGAACGCGCGGTATCCAGCTGGGCCGGGCGGCTGCGCCCGCGAAGACAGCAGGTGCCCGGCCAGCCGGGCCAATCGGCATGA